A region of the Stieleria neptunia genome:
CAAAGGCGATGTTCTCCGGCGTGACCACGGCGATGGTCGTGTCGAGCGGTTGGACTGCAGCCATGCAATTGATTGAGAAGCGAAAACGGTCATCCCGGTGGTCCCTTGATTATCACCCCCCAAGGGCACAGGACGCAACCGTCGGCTTTTTTAAGTTCCAAGTTCCAAGTTCCAAGTTCCAGAATGGTTCGATATTTTCTTGTCAGCCATTTTCTTGTCTGCTTTTGGTTTTTCACCACGCATTTTTCTGCCCCCCCTTTTTCTGCCAACTGACTTGGAACTTGGAACTTGGAACTTGGAACTTGGAACTTGGAACCCGAAACCTGGAACCCGAAACCTGGAACCCGAAACCTGGAACCCGAAACCCGCCGCCCCCGCTCGGCTCCGGCTTTGCTAAACTCTCCGCCATGATCAAAGACCAAAGTGAAATCATTTCCCCTCCGACCTCGTTTGGGCGGATCTTATTGGCGGTAGGGCCGGGGCTGATCGTGGCGGGGTCGATTGTCGGCAGCGGCGAATTGATCGCCACGACCAAGACGGGGGCCGAAGCGGGATTCAGTCTGTTGTGGCTGATCGTGATCGGCTGCGTGATCAAGGTGTTTGCGCAAATCGAATTCGGTCGCTACGCGCTGATCAGCGGCAAGACCACCCTGGTGGCGCTCGACGAAGTGCCGGGGCCGCGGATCAAGGGGCGTGGGAATTGGTTGGTCTGGTACTGGTTGATCATGTGGTTGGCCAGCATTTCACAATTGGGCGGCATCGTCGGCGGGGTCGGCCAGGCGCTGTCGATCAGCGCCCCGCTGACGGGTCAAGGCGTCGCGTACAACGAGGCCGCCGATGCGGAACAATTGGCCCGTTTTGACGCGTTTCGAGCGGCGCATGACCGTGGTGAATCGGAGTTCGAGGTGTCGACGCCGAATACCTGGGCCAGCTACGACGCCACCTATCCTCCGGCGACCGCGGACGAACACCTGCATCCCCATGACACGGCGATCTGGGCCATCCTCATCTCGTTGATCACCAGCGTGATCCTGGTCGTGGGGCGTTACAACCTGATTCAATCCTTCTCCACCGCGCTGGTGGCGTCGTTCACGCTGTTGGTCGTTGTCAACGTTTACTGGCTGCAAAGCGAAGCCGAATTCGCCTTCAGCGCCAAAGAGTTTCTTTCCGGATTGATGTTTTCGTTTCCGGAGAAGACGGCGGGGATCAGCCCGATTCGCACCGCGCTGGCGACGTTCGGGATCATCGGCGTCGGCGCCGCCGAACTGATCACGTACCCGTACTGGTGCCTGGAAAAAGGGTACGGGAAATTCACCGGCAAGAACGATGGCAGCCAGGCGTGGAAACAGCGTGCGGCCGGATGGATGCGGGTGATGCATGTCGATGCTTGGGGGGCGATGCTGATCTACACCTTCGCCACCGTCGCGTTCTTCCTGCTGGGCGCTTCGGTCCTGCATCGCATCGGGTTGAACCCCGAGAAAGGCGACATGGTGCGGACCTTGGCGGTGATGTTTCAACCGGTTTTCTCGGAATGGGCCGCCACGGTGTTTTTGTTCGGTGCCCTGGCGGTGCTGTATTCCACGTTCTTTGTCGCCAACGCGTCCCACGCCAGAACGTTTTCCGACGCGCTCCGCGTGATCGGCTTGATCGCCCACGACGAACAAACGCGAGACCGATGGATCCGGATCCTCAGCGGCGTGTTCCCGGTCCTGTGCGTGGTCATCTTCATCGCCTTTCCCGCACCGGCGCAACTGGTTTTGATCAGCGGGATCGCGCAGGGCATCATGTTGCCGATGCTGGCGGGGGCGGCACTGTTTTTCCGTTACAAACGATCGGTGGACGGTTTAGAACCGAACAAGATTTGGGACGTGTTCCTGTGGCTGTCCGCCGCGGCGATGCTGGTCACCGGCGGCTGGACGGTGTTTGCCGTTTTGTCGTAGCGACCCGTGGTGGCGGTGGCGTGCCAGCCTGTCAAGATTCCGATCCCGGGCCGGACATCGATTCCACCTTCAGGATCACGTCGCGAAGTCGCCGGTAGCAGTGATCGCGAGTGAATTCACGTTCCATCGTTTCCAATCCGGCGCGGGCGATCCGCCGGCGGAACGGCACGTCTTGAATCAATCGACTCAGCGCGTCGGACCATTGTTGGTCGTTTCCGGCCAACACACCGTTGTCGCCGTCTCGGATCAACGTTTCATTTTCCCCCAGGCGCTGGCCGATCACGGCGGCTTCGCCAGACATGTACACCTTGGTCTTGAGGGTTCCCCGATACAGTGATTCCGCAACGTTGAACATGGGGAAAATGCCGATGTCCATCGCGAGCACTTCCTTGACCATCGTTTGTTGGTCGTACGACGGCAGCACGCTGTAACGCACGTTTTCGAAACGGGGAATCCGATCGGGATCCGCGCCGACCAATCGCAAATGGACATCGGGGTGTCGCGAAAAACACTCCTCCAGCGGTTCAAAGATTCGGTACAGGGCATCGGCGGTGTACTTGCCTCCGATCCAGCCGATGCGGCATTGGCGTTGATCGCGTTGGATCGACGCGCGCAACGGATCGAACACGTCCAACTGCGGCCCATCGGGAACGACGACGACGTTGGGGCAGTGTTTGCGTGTGTATTGCGCGGTGTATTCGTTTTCGCAGATCACCGCGTCGGAGGTCGCAAGCATTTCGTGGATGTGTTGCCATCCCTGGGCTTGAAAACAGGGCAGCCAGAGCGCGTCGATCAGGTCGGTGATCAGGCGTGTCCGGGGCAGATCCGCCAAACGCTGATGCAGCGACCACGAGGGGACCGTCATCATCATCACGACGTCGCATTGGCGTGCGATGTCCACGATCTGCGATTCACGTCGGCGGATGATTGCCGATTCGGCTGCAATCGCCGGCCGCCGCAGACTCGGACGCCACGGCCAACGTTTCATCACCGCATTCATCGGCTCACTGGTCCGGCCGATGAACGTGGCCTCCAATTCCGTGTCGCGCTGGAAACACTCACGGAACTGCAACGCCCGAACCGTGGTGCTCGGTGTTTCCAGTGATTCGTAAACGAGCAGTACTTTCTTCAACGCTTTACCAACCCGATTGAATCACATCACACACCCGGTCTGCATCGGCCAGGGACATGTGGGTGTGCAGGGGCAAGACCAAATAGCGTTCTTCCAGGGCGTTCATATTGGGGAGTTCGCCCTCTCGGAAATTGGCGAACACGCTGTAGCGGTCGTTGCGAAAATGAACCTGTCCGGATTCAATTGAAGCGTCCCGGAGCTTTCGCTCCAGGTCTTTCCGTCGATCGACCAACACCGTGCACAGCCAAGCGGCATGCACACGATCTTTGAATTCTGCGCCGACGACTTCGATGCCGTCGATCCCCTCGAGTCGTCCGATGTAGCGAGCCAGAATCGACTGGCGAAGGGCGAGCACGTCGTCAAGCGTTTCGAGCGCCGCCAAGCCCATCGCCGCACCGATATCGGTCATTTGATACTTGTAACCGATTTCGCTGATGTCGTTCTGCCACGTCCCTCCCTGTTTGGCTTCGCGATCAATCCCGAACCAGCGAATGCGTTTGGTTTTGGCGACCAGCTGCGGATCGCGGATCATCAACATGCCCCCATCGCCGGTCGTGATGTGCTTGATCGCTTGGAAGGAAAATGCGGTGAAGTCGGACATCGCACCGACCGGCACGCCCTTGTAGCTCGCACCGACGGCTTGCGCGGCGTCTTCGATCAACGGCACGCCCGCATCGGTTGCGATCGCCTGCAATTCGTCCATGTCACAGGGCAAACCGCCGTAATGGACACAAACGATCGCCCGAGTCCGATCGGTGATCAGCGATCGCACGTGTTGGGGGTCGATGTTCATCGTGCCCAATTGCGCATCGGCGAATCGGATTCGAATCCCATGATAGAGCAACGGGATATTCGTTGCGGTGCAAGTGAAGACGGGGACGATGACCTCGTCGCCCGGTTTCAGGTTGCAGAGCACGTAGGCCAGGTGGATCGCGTCGGTGCACGACCCGACGGCGACCGGATGGTGGCCCGATCCCAGCGCCAGCCGAAACGCTTCTTCGAAACGTTCCACTTTCGGGCCTTGCCCGATCCAACGTGTCCGCAGGGTGTCGGCGACGCCTTCGATCGCGGACTCGGGCACATGGGGATGAAACAAAACGATGTTCTTTCCGTCGACCGGCAAAATCGACTCGTCTCGCGTATCGACGAACTTTGGCATAACGGGTGTCCGAACGTTGGAATCTGCTGCTGCTATTTGGTCGCTTCCACGCGAATGTCACGCCATGGCTGTTCGTGGAATTTCGGCTCGGTCACAACGATCTGCGAAAAAGATGCATCGCGAAGTTCTTGCTGCAGGTGCCACGCCGACCAACCAAACGAGTACGGAGTGAACGCAATTTGGTTCGTGATCTCGCTCAAATCAAACGCAAATACTCCCCGGACCCCCTCCAGATAGGCTGGCAGATCACCTTCGGATTCCAGCAGATGTTTCGCACACTTTTCAATCGCAGGCAATTCGATCACCAGTGTTCCGCCGGGCATCAACAGTCTGTGGGCGGCGCGAAAAAAGTTTCGCGCCTGCCACAAATTGAGATAGCTGAGCGAGTGGATCATCAGGATTTCTCGAGCGCTGGCCGCGGCAAACGCCTGCTCCAGTTCCCCAAAGTCCATGTAGAAATCCGCGCACGCGGCCGGGTCGGCATCGATGTTGATGTAACCGTCCAGGTGCATCGGCCCGCAGCCCAGGTTCAACTTGATCTCCCGCTTTTCCAGCAGGGGGCCCGAAACACGTGGAACGACCTTGGGCCCCAGCACCGCAGTGCTGGGCATGATTCGTTTGGCGATTTCATAGCGGCTGCGACGACCGATTCGGGCTGCCAGCACCGCGGCTTGCTTGATCAGACGCACGCTCATTCCAGCATCACCTGCAAGCCTTTTTTGATCGCCATCACGCGCCACTTGAACGCCGTCCAGGCTTTGGTGCCCAGACGGTCACGGTGCATCGTGCGCCGATACACCTGCTCGTGCTCTTTGGTGTAGGGAAGTTCCAGGTAGTCGTGGATGCGACGCCCCACGGCCACCGGTTCAAGACACAGCTCTTCATAACCGACTTCATGATACCAACGATGGGCACGTCCGAACGTTTCCACACGCTCGAAATGGGCCATGGTCAGCTTCTTCCAGTGCTCCGGGTCCTTGTAGACACCGACACCGGGTTTTTCACGGTGCGACAACGATGCCGCGATGTCATCAGGATCCCGTCGGATGAACAGAATCTTGCAGTCCGGGAACACGTCCAGGTACAGCGGCAACAACACACAGGTCCGGGCGTCTTTGATTCCCCACGGCGATGTGCCGTCATAACCCCATTGCATCAGATCGATGCGCCATTGCTCGAGCATGAAGTTGCCGACGGTCGCCCGATAGCTCATCACCTCTTCGACCGACAGGATCGGATAGTTGGCCCAGTTGGAACCGCCGCCCATCAGCAGTTCGTCGTTGATGTAATTGGAAAAGAAGTGAGATTCACACTGCGTGGCATTGTTGACCATGAACAACCCGCAAGCGTGAAGGCAGCGTGACAATGCCGTGCTGCCGGAATTGTGCATCCCCATCACCAACACCGGATCCGGCGATTCGCCTTGGAATTGGGTCGGGATCGGTTTTCTCGCGCCAGCCACGCCTACTTCGCTGCCTTGATCTCGGCCGCTTCGGCTTCCAGCTTGGCGATCTCGGTTTCCAAATCCTTCAATTCATCCAAGTCATCAGCCTGCTGCCGCGAACCGGCCAATTGTTGCCGCAAACTGGTCAGTTTTTTGTTGATAACGTCCAGTCGTTTCTTTTGCTTCTTGTCCACGAAGATCCTGCTTTTCAAACCGTAGGGCGAAAGGGTGACTCGGGGTCGATTCATCCATCGACCCCCGTGCCATCAATAGAACTTCAGCGGCGGGCGGATCGCAAGACGCTTAGAACCCGATTCCGATCGAGATCCCGCTGCGGCCGTAGCCGTAACCCGGATAACCGCCAAAGCGGACGCTCGGCCCAATGTAACCGCCATAACCCGGCCGGTAACCATAGCCCGGTCGATACGACGAATAGGGACGGTAGCCGGGAGACACGTAGCGGTACGCCGGAGCGCGAGAGACGCCGGAGTAAACGCGTGGCACGGCGACCGGAGCCCGATATGCGTAGCCCGAACGGACCACCGGGCGGGCGACCGAGCGGCGGTAATAACAGTCCCCTGCCTGGCTGGTCGATTCGGAAACGGCCAGGGAGCCGACGCATACCGCGGCGGCGAGTAGTAGTTTGTTCATGACGAACGCAAGTCCTTGAGAATGGGGAGTGACGTGGCTGGATGCCCGCGGCGAACCCTTCGGTCACGGGCAGCACCCGAATTGATGAATCCACCTGCACACGCCGGACCAAAAGTATCGCCGATTCAGACGAATTCGGCTATCGGTCCGCCGGGCGTTCAAGGCTACCGGATTGCCCCCCTACAGGTAACGCCGTGAAGCATTTTCCCATGTGTTTCTTGAGGTTTTAGCGGCAGGGCGCGAGCCCTCCGGTTCTTCATCTCTGCCAACACACCGGAGGGCTCGCGCCCGACCGCTAAGAATGCTTCACAGCGTTGCCCTACAGGCGTCATGCCTGACATTTTGCGAGGGACGGACCATTCTGGCGCTTGGGATTCACACCTGCCGAAAGGCACCTGTGTTGCCAAACACCGCACGTCGCTCACCAGAGGGTGACCGTCACATCGAAATGACGGCGCGCGGGTGTCTCATTTCCAGCCTTTCGCTTGCCCCTCGGCATAGATTTGCGCGATGTCTTCTTCGCTGATCCCGTGAACCAACGCCATGTGCGTGACTTCGCGATCGACGACCGAACCGAGCGTTTTGTTGAGCGCCTGTCCGGCGGCTCCCCCGCTGGGAATCTTCTTGGCTTTGCCGAACGAGGACGCGATCATCTGGCTGTAGTCGCGATAGATCTGCTGTCGCGTCGATTCGGGCAGATTGACTTCACGATACTCGGTGTCGGCGGGGGTGTCGTCCAGGTTCAGGTTTTCGACGACGGTGGCTTGGGTGCGGACCGGCAGCTTGGGTTTTTCGGGCTCTTCCTCCGCCCCGCCGGAAAACACGACCAGCAGAATCAGCCCGACGACGGCCAGACCGGCGACGCCGCCGACGACCAGCCACTGTCCGATCCTGTCCTCCGAACGGCCGTCGTCGTCTTCGTCGAAGCCGGCGGATTTGGAATCGCCGCCGCGTCGGCTCTTGGGCTGCCCCGTCCCGGCGGCGGCCCCGGATGTGGCCCCGGCGGCAGCCCCGGCAGTGGAGATCGCGAACGTTTCGCCGCACGACGGGCATCGCGTCGACGCCATCGATGCGGGGACATTCATCGACGCGTTGCATCGTGGGCAGCGGACACTTTTGATCGACATCGACGGTTCCTCGGTTAGAGATCTTTGCGATGCATCATCCAGCGACGTTGAAGATCCATCACGATTCGCCGAACCGTTGGCGGCGGATCGACGTGTTCACCTTTGAATGCTTCTGGAAAGAACAAACCGAATCCTTTCGGTTCGATGCGACGCACGATCGCTTCGAGTTCGATCTCCGTTTTGTTCATCGTCAGCCGGGCGCGAAGTTCGTCGTTGATGTCCAGCGGGATCGTGCGGTCCTTGGGGACTTCCACAAACACACCGGTCATGCTGATGTTGGTCGGCTTGGACTCACAGCGTTCTTTACCGGAGATCAGGGTGACGCGCAGCCCGCTGTCTTCGATGACGGGAACCCGGAACGACTCCCTGCGGTTTTCTTCTTGCGTCTGGGTTTCGGTTTCTTCGGGCGGTGAGAGCAGGTGCACGAAATCAACGAGCCCCTTGACCGACTTGGGATCGAAGGAGACGGATTTTTCGGGATCTTCGCTGCTGGAGATCTTCAACGTTTCGCCGTCATAGAAAATCTCAATGTCGCGTAGGGTGATTTCTGCCATCAGATTTTCTGGGCGTCCTTTGCTAAGTCGTACAAACGTCGAATCTCGTCCAAGTCGACTTCGACGGGGGGAAATTGTGGATCCATCTCACTGAGCGTCTTGGCGACGATGGAGGAGATGGCGGCGTCGCGAAACCACTTGTGGTCCGCGGGGATCACATACCAAGGGGCATCCTTGGTGCTGCAATGTTCAAATGCGTCTTCATACGCCCGACGGACTTCGTCCCATTGATTGCGGGCTTCATAATCGCCGGGATTCAGTTTCCAGTGTTTGGCGGGGTTTTCCAAACGCTTTCGAAAGCGTTCTAGCTGTTCTTCGGGGCTGATGTGAAGATAAAACTTGAGGATTCGTGTGCCGTTGGCGACCAAATTGCGTTCGAAGTCGTTGATGATTTCGTAACGCGGCCGCCAAACGGATTCGGGGACCAGGTTTTGGACTCGGACCGCGAGCACGTCTTCGTAATGCGATCGGTTAAAAATCGCAACCTTGCCGCGTGCCGGGGTGCAGCGGTGGATCCGCCACAAAAAATCGTGGGCGAGTTCCACGCGGCTGGGGGCTTTGAAGGGGTGCGTTCGGCAGCCCTGCGGATTCATCTTGCCCAACACCTTGCGGATCACACCATCCTTGCCGGCGGCATCGGGGGCCTGCAGCACAATCAACAACGACTGCTTGGCCTCGACATACATGCGGTACTGCAGATCCTGGATCGTGGCGATCGTGTCTTCCGTCGCGGCGACCGCATCCGCCTTCCCATCAAAGGGGCCTTTGGTTTTCGTTTCGCGTTTTTTCAGCGAAACCGACTCGGATGGTTTGACGCGAAATTCTTTCTCAAAATCCATGAAGCGATCGCCGTGTCTGGAGGAGCATTGGGAAAAAATACGCTTTTTGACGATTCCGTTCAATCATTCTAGCTGGCACGCTTCTCGCTCGTCTCGCGAAAGAGTCCCGCGATCACGTCTTCCAACGGCGGATCTTCCACGGCCACGTCTTCGATCGGGTGATCGGCCAGACAGCGTGATAACACCCGTGGGACCTCCGCCCGCGCGACCTTCAGCCGCACTTTCGGCCACGTCTGAGACAACACCTCCCCGAACGCCCGCAGATCCGGATGGTGCTCCTCGGCAAATTGAAGCGTGATGATTTTGTAGCCGGAAAACTTGTCCACGATGCCCGACAGCGAACCGTCGTACTCGATTCTGCCGCGGGCGATCACCACCACACGCTTGCACAACGCGGCGACGTCCTTCATGTAGTGGCTGGTCAGCAGGATCGTGATTTTACGTTTTTCTTGGTAGTAACGCAGGAATTGTTGGATATTGTGCTGGGCGATGACATCCAGCCCGATCGTCGGTTCGTCCAAAAACAGCACATCAGGGCTGTGCAACAAGGCCGCGATCAATTCCATCTTCATCCGTTCGCCCAGCGAAAGCTCCCGCACCGGCTGGCTCAGCAACGAACCGACCTCCAGCAGATCCGTCAGCTCATCCATCGTGCTGCGGAACTGATCTTCCGGGACGCCGTAGATCTGTTGCTGCAGCCGATAGGACTCCTGCGCCGGCAGATCCCACCAGAGCTGGTTCTTCTGCCCCATCACCAGTGCGAATCGGCGGCGATAGGCGTTTTTTCGTTGCCACGGCACATAGCCCATCACCGTCGCATTGCCGCTGGTCGGGTCGATCACGCCGGACAACAATTTTAGCGTCGTCGTTTTGCCGGCTCCGTTGGGCCCCAAAAACGCCACGAACTCCCCCGCCTGGACGTCCAAATCGATGCCGCGGACCGCATGGACCTCCTGGTATTCGCGGTGAAAGAGCCCCTTGAGACTCTCCCTCAGACCTTCTCCCTTGCGATAAACGCGATAGGACTTCGTCAGGTCTCGGACTTCGATGATCGACATGGCACTCGGGTGACGCTGGAGAAAGAGGACAAGCGGCGGTATTGTAGTGGCGAGATCCGTTTGCCACGAGCCAGCCTTGGAGCACGCGAAATCATCCCCGTGGGATAGGCTTCCAGCCTGTCATCTCCGCATTGACAGGCTGGAAGCCTATCCCACTTTTCCCCGCCCCAACCACACACCACCATGCCTTCGACGACCGCCAACGTGCCAAACCTCCGCATCGGCCTGGGTTACGACTCGCATCGCTTGGGTGCCGGGGGCCCGCTGCGGATCGGCGGCATCGACGTGCCGGCGGATCTGCACGCGATCGGTCACAGCGATGCCGACGTGCTACTGCATTCGATCACCGATGCGTTGCTCGGCGCGATCTGCGCCGCGGACATCGGACGCCTGTTCCCCGACACCCGTGACGAAAACGCGGATCGCGACAGCCGCGACTTCGTCCAAGCAGCGCTCGACCAAGTTCACCAGC
Encoded here:
- a CDS encoding Nramp family divalent metal transporter; amino-acid sequence: MIKDQSEIISPPTSFGRILLAVGPGLIVAGSIVGSGELIATTKTGAEAGFSLLWLIVIGCVIKVFAQIEFGRYALISGKTTLVALDEVPGPRIKGRGNWLVWYWLIMWLASISQLGGIVGGVGQALSISAPLTGQGVAYNEAADAEQLARFDAFRAAHDRGESEFEVSTPNTWASYDATYPPATADEHLHPHDTAIWAILISLITSVILVVGRYNLIQSFSTALVASFTLLVVVNVYWLQSEAEFAFSAKEFLSGLMFSFPEKTAGISPIRTALATFGIIGVGAAELITYPYWCLEKGYGKFTGKNDGSQAWKQRAAGWMRVMHVDAWGAMLIYTFATVAFFLLGASVLHRIGLNPEKGDMVRTLAVMFQPVFSEWAATVFLFGALAVLYSTFFVANASHARTFSDALRVIGLIAHDEQTRDRWIRILSGVFPVLCVVIFIAFPAPAQLVLISGIAQGIMLPMLAGAALFFRYKRSVDGLEPNKIWDVFLWLSAAAMLVTGGWTVFAVLS
- a CDS encoding glycosyltransferase family 4 protein — encoded protein: MKKVLLVYESLETPSTTVRALQFRECFQRDTELEATFIGRTSEPMNAVMKRWPWRPSLRRPAIAAESAIIRRRESQIVDIARQCDVVMMMTVPSWSLHQRLADLPRTRLITDLIDALWLPCFQAQGWQHIHEMLATSDAVICENEYTAQYTRKHCPNVVVVPDGPQLDVFDPLRASIQRDQRQCRIGWIGGKYTADALYRIFEPLEECFSRHPDVHLRLVGADPDRIPRFENVRYSVLPSYDQQTMVKEVLAMDIGIFPMFNVAESLYRGTLKTKVYMSGEAAVIGQRLGENETLIRDGDNGVLAGNDQQWSDALSRLIQDVPFRRRIARAGLETMEREFTRDHCYRRLRDVILKVESMSGPGSES
- a CDS encoding DegT/DnrJ/EryC1/StrS family aminotransferase, whose amino-acid sequence is MPKFVDTRDESILPVDGKNIVLFHPHVPESAIEGVADTLRTRWIGQGPKVERFEEAFRLALGSGHHPVAVGSCTDAIHLAYVLCNLKPGDEVIVPVFTCTATNIPLLYHGIRIRFADAQLGTMNIDPQHVRSLITDRTRAIVCVHYGGLPCDMDELQAIATDAGVPLIEDAAQAVGASYKGVPVGAMSDFTAFSFQAIKHITTGDGGMLMIRDPQLVAKTKRIRWFGIDREAKQGGTWQNDISEIGYKYQMTDIGAAMGLAALETLDDVLALRQSILARYIGRLEGIDGIEVVGAEFKDRVHAAWLCTVLVDRRKDLERKLRDASIESGQVHFRNDRYSVFANFREGELPNMNALEERYLVLPLHTHMSLADADRVCDVIQSGW
- a CDS encoding class I SAM-dependent methyltransferase, producing the protein MSVRLIKQAAVLAARIGRRSRYEIAKRIMPSTAVLGPKVVPRVSGPLLEKREIKLNLGCGPMHLDGYINIDADPAACADFYMDFGELEQAFAAASAREILMIHSLSYLNLWQARNFFRAAHRLLMPGGTLVIELPAIEKCAKHLLESEGDLPAYLEGVRGVFAFDLSEITNQIAFTPYSFGWSAWHLQQELRDASFSQIVVTEPKFHEQPWRDIRVEATK
- a CDS encoding sulfotransferase, which produces MAGARKPIPTQFQGESPDPVLVMGMHNSGSTALSRCLHACGLFMVNNATQCESHFFSNYINDELLMGGGSNWANYPILSVEEVMSYRATVGNFMLEQWRIDLMQWGYDGTSPWGIKDARTCVLLPLYLDVFPDCKILFIRRDPDDIAASLSHREKPGVGVYKDPEHWKKLTMAHFERVETFGRAHRWYHEVGYEELCLEPVAVGRRIHDYLELPYTKEHEQVYRRTMHRDRLGTKAWTAFKWRVMAIKKGLQVMLE
- a CDS encoding zinc ribbon domain-containing protein; translated protein: MSIKSVRCPRCNASMNVPASMASTRCPSCGETFAISTAGAAAGATSGAAAGTGQPKSRRGGDSKSAGFDEDDDGRSEDRIGQWLVVGGVAGLAVVGLILLVVFSGGAEEEPEKPKLPVRTQATVVENLNLDDTPADTEYREVNLPESTRQQIYRDYSQMIASSFGKAKKIPSGGAAGQALNKTLGSVVDREVTHMALVHGISEEDIAQIYAEGQAKGWK
- a CDS encoding PilZ domain-containing protein, with amino-acid sequence MAEITLRDIEIFYDGETLKISSSEDPEKSVSFDPKSVKGLVDFVHLLSPPEETETQTQEENRRESFRVPVIEDSGLRVTLISGKERCESKPTNISMTGVFVEVPKDRTIPLDINDELRARLTMNKTEIELEAIVRRIEPKGFGLFFPEAFKGEHVDPPPTVRRIVMDLQRRWMMHRKDL
- a CDS encoding polyphosphate kinase 2 family protein translates to MDFEKEFRVKPSESVSLKKRETKTKGPFDGKADAVAATEDTIATIQDLQYRMYVEAKQSLLIVLQAPDAAGKDGVIRKVLGKMNPQGCRTHPFKAPSRVELAHDFLWRIHRCTPARGKVAIFNRSHYEDVLAVRVQNLVPESVWRPRYEIINDFERNLVANGTRILKFYLHISPEEQLERFRKRLENPAKHWKLNPGDYEARNQWDEVRRAYEDAFEHCSTKDAPWYVIPADHKWFRDAAISSIVAKTLSEMDPQFPPVEVDLDEIRRLYDLAKDAQKI
- a CDS encoding ABC transporter ATP-binding protein, whose protein sequence is MSIIEVRDLTKSYRVYRKGEGLRESLKGLFHREYQEVHAVRGIDLDVQAGEFVAFLGPNGAGKTTTLKLLSGVIDPTSGNATVMGYVPWQRKNAYRRRFALVMGQKNQLWWDLPAQESYRLQQQIYGVPEDQFRSTMDELTDLLEVGSLLSQPVRELSLGERMKMELIAALLHSPDVLFLDEPTIGLDVIAQHNIQQFLRYYQEKRKITILLTSHYMKDVAALCKRVVVIARGRIEYDGSLSGIVDKFSGYKIITLQFAEEHHPDLRAFGEVLSQTWPKVRLKVARAEVPRVLSRCLADHPIEDVAVEDPPLEDVIAGLFRETSEKRAS
- the ispF gene encoding 2-C-methyl-D-erythritol 2,4-cyclodiphosphate synthase, with the translated sequence MPSTTANVPNLRIGLGYDSHRLGAGGPLRIGGIDVPADLHAIGHSDADVLLHSITDALLGAICAADIGRLFPDTRDENADRDSRDFVQAALDQVHQRGLGIVNLDCVILAERPKMAPHIDAMRGHVADMLGIDVDRVSIKAKTGEGVGEIGTGQSIATRVVVLLAGR